The proteins below come from a single Rhizobium rhizoryzae genomic window:
- a CDS encoding ABC transporter substrate-binding protein — protein MGDGDNKMPGVSRRTVLAGIGAAAAMSLAPRGASAATGKEAPQLAAMVKDGKLPPLAERIPPKPMVVKPFEKIGSYGGSLRRGLRGSSDHNGILRMVGNQGLVRWNMDFTEVLPNLAEKWEVSADATEFTFYLLQGVKWSDGNPFTADDVVFAIEDCVKNKELYSATPAQLSVAGKAVEVTKVNDYTVKFKFAGPNALYLENLATPLGQHPTLFAKHYCSKFLPKYNPKLADDVKAAGVNSWPELFRAKCGDIEIPSRWGNVEKPTLDPWVVKEAYSGGATRVLMTRNPYFWQVDTEGNQLPYIDEINFGISQDVESLMLNVISGKIDIQERHVSVLANKPTLSENMKKGDYRLLTLIPSASQQCQIYLNMTHKDPAMRKMFADKSFRQALSLGMNRQEIIDIVYFGQSEPYQAGPRPTHPWYHEKLGRQFTEFDAAKANELLDKAGYSKKNANGIRLRPDGQPVFFAIDVIPTLYPDLVDVLELVKTQWAGIGIDIKVNTIERALYYTRGDDNAHDAAVWPGPGGLDPMLDPRDFFAFHPQGSRYAIPWTLWYTSNGAKGEEPPESQKKRFKLFDEARSTADLQKRGAIMKQLFDITAEEFETIGVCLAVGGFGVIRNNLRNVPEKQPDSWSWPNPGPALPQQFTFNT, from the coding sequence ATGGGTGACGGGGATAACAAGATGCCGGGCGTTTCACGCCGTACGGTTCTGGCAGGCATCGGGGCGGCGGCGGCCATGTCGCTTGCGCCACGGGGTGCTTCGGCTGCGACTGGCAAAGAGGCGCCTCAGCTTGCGGCAATGGTAAAAGACGGGAAGCTTCCGCCGCTTGCCGAGCGTATTCCGCCGAAGCCGATGGTGGTGAAGCCGTTTGAAAAAATCGGTTCCTATGGCGGCTCTCTGCGCCGTGGCCTGCGTGGCTCATCCGACCATAATGGCATTTTGCGCATGGTCGGCAACCAGGGTCTGGTGCGCTGGAACATGGACTTCACCGAGGTTCTGCCCAACCTGGCAGAGAAGTGGGAAGTCAGCGCGGACGCGACAGAGTTCACCTTCTATTTGTTGCAGGGTGTGAAGTGGTCTGACGGCAATCCATTTACTGCCGACGACGTTGTTTTCGCCATCGAAGACTGCGTCAAGAACAAGGAGCTTTACAGCGCTACCCCGGCGCAGCTTTCCGTTGCCGGCAAGGCGGTCGAAGTTACGAAGGTCAATGACTACACGGTCAAGTTCAAGTTTGCCGGACCGAATGCGCTCTATCTTGAAAACCTGGCAACACCGCTTGGGCAGCACCCGACGCTGTTTGCAAAACATTACTGCAGCAAGTTCCTGCCCAAGTACAATCCGAAGCTGGCCGATGATGTGAAGGCAGCGGGCGTCAACAGCTGGCCCGAACTCTTCCGTGCAAAGTGCGGCGATATCGAAATTCCGTCTCGCTGGGGCAATGTCGAAAAGCCGACCCTCGATCCCTGGGTTGTCAAGGAAGCCTATTCCGGCGGTGCAACACGCGTGCTGATGACGCGTAACCCTTACTTCTGGCAGGTCGATACCGAAGGCAACCAGCTGCCCTATATCGATGAAATCAACTTCGGCATCAGCCAGGATGTCGAATCGCTGATGCTGAACGTCATCTCCGGCAAGATCGATATTCAGGAGCGCCATGTCAGCGTTCTCGCCAACAAGCCAACGCTTTCCGAGAACATGAAAAAGGGCGATTACCGCCTGCTGACGCTGATCCCCTCTGCCTCGCAGCAGTGCCAGATCTACCTGAACATGACGCATAAAGATCCGGCGATGCGCAAGATGTTCGCCGACAAGTCCTTCCGGCAGGCATTGTCTCTCGGCATGAACCGTCAGGAAATCATCGATATCGTCTACTTCGGCCAGAGCGAACCCTATCAGGCAGGACCGCGCCCCACACATCCGTGGTACCATGAAAAGCTCGGGCGTCAGTTCACTGAGTTCGATGCTGCCAAAGCGAACGAGCTTCTGGATAAGGCGGGCTACAGCAAGAAGAATGCCAATGGCATCCGTCTGCGGCCAGATGGTCAGCCGGTCTTTTTTGCCATCGACGTGATCCCGACGCTTTACCCGGATCTGGTCGACGTGCTGGAACTGGTGAAGACGCAATGGGCGGGCATTGGCATCGACATCAAGGTCAACACTATCGAGCGCGCGCTTTATTATACACGCGGTGACGACAACGCCCATGATGCGGCAGTCTGGCCGGGTCCGGGCGGTCTGGATCCGATGCTCGATCCGCGCGACTTCTTTGCGTTCCATCCGCAGGGCTCCCGTTATGCCATTCCGTGGACGCTCTGGTACACGTCTAACGGTGCGAAGGGCGAAGAGCCGCCGGAAAGCCAGAAGAAGCGCTTCAAGCTGTTTGATGAGGCGCGTTCCACGGCGGACCTGCAAAAGCGCGGTGCGATCATGAAGCAACTCTTCGACATCACGGCTGAAGAGTTC